In Streptomyces durocortorensis, a genomic segment contains:
- a CDS encoding phosphotransferase, with translation MLRRYPEVGEPLACEPITKGLLNHGYRVSTTRGAYFLKHHLDKKHLDDTTGERAAIVRQHRATQRLQSLGVPVVPPLTDSRGDTVAVIGERCYALHPWVDGLHRVGAELTLAQSRRLGTLLGTVHTGLEQVMAPRDGPGSASGPARPVHRSPDPADTFALIDDLLAAARGQGGRDTPRDAFDELAVHRLVERRALLEQHAHRRPPAPDGPATGWVHGDFHPLNLLYRGADPVAIVDWDRLDVQPRAEEAVRAAAIFFVRPAGELDLAKVRAYARAYRRAAGAGTAELAAAVHRVWWERLNDFWILRWRYRLDDRRADPQFPAVSALAVWWTRAYEEVCAAFTE, from the coding sequence GTGCTGCGCCGTTACCCGGAGGTGGGCGAACCGCTCGCCTGCGAGCCGATCACCAAGGGCCTGCTGAACCACGGGTACCGGGTCTCCACCACGCGCGGTGCGTACTTCCTCAAGCACCATCTCGACAAGAAGCACCTGGACGACACCACCGGCGAGCGCGCCGCGATCGTCCGCCAGCACCGCGCCACCCAACGCCTCCAGTCGCTCGGCGTGCCCGTCGTCCCGCCCCTGACGGACAGCCGGGGCGACACCGTCGCCGTGATCGGCGAGCGCTGCTACGCCCTGCACCCCTGGGTCGACGGTCTGCACCGGGTCGGCGCCGAGCTGACCCTCGCCCAGTCCCGACGGCTCGGGACGCTGCTGGGTACCGTCCACACCGGCCTGGAGCAGGTGATGGCGCCGCGTGACGGCCCCGGGTCCGCGAGCGGCCCCGCCCGGCCGGTCCACCGCAGCCCGGACCCCGCCGACACCTTCGCGCTGATCGACGACCTGCTGGCCGCCGCGCGCGGGCAGGGCGGCCGGGACACCCCCCGCGACGCCTTCGACGAACTCGCCGTTCACCGGCTGGTGGAGCGCCGGGCCCTGCTCGAACAGCACGCCCACCGCCGCCCGCCCGCCCCGGACGGCCCCGCCACCGGGTGGGTGCACGGGGACTTCCACCCGCTGAACCTGCTCTACCGGGGCGCCGATCCCGTCGCGATCGTGGACTGGGACCGGCTGGACGTCCAGCCGCGCGCCGAGGAGGCCGTACGGGCCGCGGCGATCTTCTTCGTCCGGCCGGCCGGGGAGCTGGACCTCGCGAAAGTACGGGCGTACGCCCGCGCGTACCGGCGCGCGGCGGGGGCGGGGACCGCCGAGCTGGCCGCCGCGGTGCACCGGGTGTGGTGGGAGCGGCTCAACGACTTCTGGATACTGCGCTGGCGCTACCGCCTGGACGACCGCAGGGCCGACCCGCAGTTTCCCGCGGTGTCGGCCCTGGCGGTCTGGTGGACGCGCGCGTACGAGGAGGTCTGCGCCGCCTTCACGGAGTAG
- a CDS encoding pyridoxamine 5'-phosphate oxidase family protein, with translation MPFDSHGSPDGPRATGTIERVEPIELLGRVPYGRLATSMRALPFLAVARHIVSDGRILLRMHSGFGYHEACDGSVVAYGADNYNHPSSGDGGDLWSVQFTGPAEIVHPCPEQRELFGAAPLTVNGEPFAPAYLRVDPHFVSEHTLDFAHP, from the coding sequence ATGCCCTTCGACTCCCACGGCTCCCCCGACGGCCCCCGCGCGACCGGGACGATCGAGCGGGTCGAGCCGATCGAGCTGCTCGGCCGGGTCCCGTACGGCCGGCTCGCCACCAGCATGCGGGCCCTGCCCTTCCTGGCCGTCGCCCGGCACATCGTGAGCGACGGCCGCATCCTGCTGCGGATGCACAGCGGCTTCGGCTACCACGAGGCGTGCGACGGGAGCGTCGTGGCGTACGGCGCGGACAACTACAACCACCCGTCCTCCGGCGACGGCGGCGACCTGTGGTCGGTGCAGTTCACCGGCCCCGCCGAGATCGTGCACCCCTGCCCCGAGCAGCGGGAACTGTTCGGCGCCGCACCGCTCACCGTGAACGGGGAGCCCTTCGCACCGGCCTACCTCCGCGTGGACCCGCACTTCGTCAGCGAGCACACGCTGGACTTCGCCCACCCATGA
- a CDS encoding response regulator codes for MREDGKITVFLLDDHEVVRRGVHELLSVEEDIEVVGEAGTAADALVRIPATRPDVAVLDVRLPDGSGVEVCREVRSLDENIKCLMLTSYADDEALFDAIMAGASGYVLKAIRGNELLNAVRDVAAGKSLLDPVATARVLERLRDGNNGKGDDKLAGLTEQERKILDLIGEGLTNRVIGERLHLAEKTIKNYVSSLLSKLGMERRSQAAAYVARLQAERR; via the coding sequence GTGCGCGAAGATGGAAAAATCACGGTATTTCTGCTCGACGATCATGAGGTCGTCCGGCGTGGCGTCCATGAGCTCCTCTCCGTCGAGGAGGACATCGAGGTGGTCGGCGAGGCGGGCACGGCCGCGGACGCGCTGGTGCGCATCCCCGCGACGCGCCCCGATGTGGCGGTGCTCGACGTGCGGCTGCCCGACGGCAGCGGGGTGGAGGTGTGCCGGGAGGTCCGTTCCCTGGACGAGAACATCAAATGCCTGATGCTCACCTCGTACGCCGATGACGAGGCGCTTTTCGACGCGATCATGGCCGGGGCCTCGGGCTATGTGCTGAAGGCGATCCGCGGCAACGAACTGCTGAATGCCGTACGGGACGTGGCGGCCGGAAAATCCCTGCTGGACCCGGTGGCCACCGCCCGGGTGCTGGAGCGGCTGCGCGACGGCAACAACGGCAAGGGCGACGACAAGCTGGCGGGCCTCACCGAACAGGAACGAAAGATCCTGGATCTGATCGGCGAGGGGCTGACCAACCGGGTCATCGGGGAGCGGCTGCACCTGGCCGAGAAGACGATCAAGAACTACGTCTCCAGCCTGCTGTCCAAGCTGGGCATGGAGCGCCGCTCGCAGGCGGCCGCGTACGTCGCGCGACTCCAGGCCGAGCGCCGCTGA
- the pdhA gene encoding pyruvate dehydrogenase (acetyl-transferring) E1 component subunit alpha codes for MTVESTAAARKPRRASKRTSAAKKPQSSEPQLVQLLTPEGERVEHPDYSIDLSADELRGLYRDMVLTRRFDAEATTLQRQGELGLWASLLGQEAAQIGSGRALRDDDYVFPTYREHGVAWCRDVDPTKLLGMFRGVNHGGWDPTTNNFHLYTIVIGSQTLHATGYAMGVAKDGADSAVIAYFGDGASSQGDVAESFTFATVYNAPVVFFCQNNQWAISEPTERQTRVPLYQRAQGYGFPGVRVDGNDVLACLAVTRSALERARRGEGPTLVEAFTYRMGAHTTNDDPTKYRADEERAAWEAKDPILRLRTYLEKEKLADEAFFAALDEESEALGRRVREEVRGMPDPEPMALFDHVYADGHPLVDEERAQFAAYQASFADSAEEGK; via the coding sequence GTGACCGTGGAGAGCACTGCCGCCGCGCGTAAACCGCGACGCGCCAGTAAGCGGACCAGCGCCGCCAAGAAGCCGCAGAGTTCCGAGCCGCAGCTCGTACAGCTGCTGACGCCCGAGGGCGAGCGCGTCGAGCACCCGGACTACAGCATCGACCTGAGCGCCGACGAGCTGCGCGGTCTGTACCGGGACATGGTGCTCACCCGTCGCTTCGACGCCGAGGCCACCACCCTTCAGCGCCAGGGCGAGCTGGGCCTGTGGGCCTCGCTGCTCGGCCAGGAGGCCGCGCAGATCGGCAGCGGCCGGGCCCTGCGCGACGACGACTATGTCTTCCCGACCTACCGCGAGCACGGCGTGGCCTGGTGCCGCGACGTCGACCCGACCAAGCTCCTCGGTATGTTCCGCGGGGTGAACCACGGCGGCTGGGACCCGACGACCAACAACTTCCACCTGTACACGATCGTCATCGGCTCCCAGACGCTGCACGCCACCGGCTACGCCATGGGGGTCGCCAAGGACGGCGCGGACTCCGCCGTGATCGCGTATTTCGGTGACGGGGCCTCCAGCCAGGGCGACGTCGCCGAGTCGTTCACCTTCGCCACGGTCTACAACGCGCCCGTCGTCTTCTTCTGCCAGAACAACCAGTGGGCCATCTCCGAGCCCACCGAGCGCCAGACCCGCGTGCCGCTCTACCAGCGCGCGCAGGGTTACGGCTTCCCCGGCGTCCGGGTCGACGGCAACGACGTCCTGGCCTGTCTGGCCGTCACCCGCTCCGCGCTGGAGCGGGCCCGCCGCGGCGAGGGCCCGACCCTCGTCGAGGCGTTCACGTATCGCATGGGCGCGCACACCACCAACGACGACCCGACGAAGTACCGGGCCGACGAGGAGCGGGCCGCCTGGGAGGCGAAGGACCCGATCCTGCGGCTGCGCACCTACCTGGAGAAGGAGAAGCTCGCCGACGAGGCCTTCTTCGCCGCGCTGGACGAGGAGAGCGAGGCCCTCGGCAGGCGGGTACGGGAAGAGGTGCGCGGGATGCCCGACCCCGAGCCGATGGCCCTGTTCGACCATGTCTACGCCGACGGCCACCCCCTCGTCGACGAGGAACGGGCCCAGTTCGCCGCCTACCAGGCATCGTTCGCCGACTCTGCCGAGGAGGGCAAGTAG
- a CDS encoding alpha-ketoacid dehydrogenase subunit beta, producing the protein MAVEKMSIAKALNESLRLALDTDPKVLIMGEDVGKLGGVFRITDGLQKDFGEDRVIDTPLAESGIVGTAIGMALRGYRPIVEIQFDGFVFPAYDQIVTQLAKMHARALGTIKLPVVIRIPYGGGIGAVEHHSESPEALFAHVAGLKVVSPSNANDAYWMMQQAVQSDDPVIFFEPKRRYWDKSEVDTDSIPGPLHKAVTVREGSDLTLVAYGPMVKVCLEAAAAAQEEGKSIEVLDLRSMSPIDFDAIQTSVEKTGRLVVVHEAPVFYGSGAEIAARITERSFYHLEAPVLRVGGYHAPYPPARLEEEYLPGLDRVLDAVDRSLAF; encoded by the coding sequence ATGGCCGTGGAAAAGATGTCCATCGCGAAAGCGCTCAACGAGTCGCTCCGCCTCGCCCTCGACACCGACCCCAAGGTCCTCATCATGGGCGAGGACGTCGGCAAGCTCGGCGGCGTCTTCCGTATCACCGACGGCCTCCAGAAGGACTTCGGCGAGGACCGGGTGATCGACACCCCGCTCGCCGAGTCCGGCATCGTCGGCACGGCGATCGGCATGGCCCTGCGCGGCTACCGCCCCATCGTCGAGATCCAGTTCGACGGCTTCGTCTTCCCCGCGTACGACCAGATCGTCACGCAGCTCGCGAAGATGCACGCCCGCGCGCTCGGCACGATCAAGCTGCCGGTCGTCATCCGTATCCCGTACGGCGGTGGCATCGGCGCGGTCGAGCACCACAGCGAGTCCCCGGAGGCGCTCTTCGCGCACGTAGCCGGGTTGAAGGTGGTCTCGCCCTCCAACGCGAACGACGCCTACTGGATGATGCAGCAGGCCGTCCAGAGTGACGACCCGGTCATCTTCTTCGAGCCCAAGCGGCGCTACTGGGACAAGAGCGAGGTCGACACCGACTCCATCCCGGGCCCGCTGCACAAGGCCGTCACCGTCCGCGAGGGCAGCGACCTGACGCTCGTCGCGTACGGGCCGATGGTGAAAGTCTGCCTGGAGGCCGCCGCGGCCGCGCAGGAGGAGGGCAAGTCGATCGAGGTCCTGGACCTGCGGTCGATGTCCCCGATCGACTTCGACGCCATCCAGACGTCAGTTGAGAAGACCGGCCGGCTGGTGGTCGTCCACGAGGCGCCCGTCTTCTACGGCTCCGGAGCGGAGATCGCCGCCCGCATCACCGAGCGCAGCTTCTACCACCTCGAAGCGCCGGTGCTCAGGGTCGGCGGCTACCACGCGCCCTACCCGCCGGCCAGGCTGGAGGAGGAGTACCTGCCAGGCCTGGACCGGGTGCTCGACGCCGTCGACCGCTCGCTGGCGTTCTGA
- a CDS encoding dihydrolipoamide acetyltransferase family protein, protein MTTMTETSARFREFKMPDVGEGLTEAEILKWFVQPGDTVTDGQVVCEVETAKAAVELPIPFDGVVHELRFPEGTTVDVGQVIISVDVAPGSEDAAPLPAPAQEPVAAATEPAPAEEPKGRTPVLVGYGVAETSTKRRPRKGASAAPEAAAVAAAVQAELNGHGTPAPAPEAVTARPLAKPPVRKLAKDLGIDLATVTPTGKDGIITREDVHAAAAPAAAASPAAAPSVPVSEPVTAAVEAPVASASARETRIPVKGVRKAIAQAMVGSAFTAPHVTEFVTVDVTRTMKLVAELKEDKDMAGVRVNPLLIIAKALLVAIKRNPEVNAAWDEANQEIVQKHYVNLGIAAATPRGLIVPNIKDAHDKTLPQLAAALGELVSTARDGKTSPAAMAGGTVTITNVGVFGVDTGTPILNPGESAILAVGAIKLQPWVHKGKVKPRQVTTLALSFDHRLVDGELGSKVLADVAAILEQPKRLITWA, encoded by the coding sequence GTGACGACGATGACCGAAACGTCTGCTCGTTTCCGTGAGTTCAAGATGCCCGACGTGGGCGAAGGACTGACCGAGGCCGAGATCCTCAAGTGGTTCGTCCAGCCCGGTGACACCGTCACCGACGGGCAGGTCGTGTGCGAGGTCGAGACGGCGAAGGCGGCCGTCGAGCTGCCGATCCCGTTCGACGGCGTGGTGCACGAGTTGCGCTTCCCCGAAGGTACGACGGTCGATGTCGGCCAGGTGATCATCTCGGTGGATGTGGCTCCGGGCAGCGAGGACGCGGCCCCGCTGCCCGCCCCCGCGCAGGAACCGGTGGCGGCCGCCACCGAGCCCGCCCCGGCCGAGGAACCGAAGGGCCGCACTCCGGTCCTGGTCGGCTACGGGGTCGCCGAGACCTCCACCAAGCGCCGCCCGCGCAAGGGGGCTTCGGCCGCTCCGGAGGCGGCTGCTGTCGCCGCGGCGGTACAGGCCGAGCTGAACGGGCACGGGACTCCGGCGCCCGCTCCTGAGGCGGTGACCGCCCGCCCGCTGGCGAAGCCGCCGGTACGGAAGCTCGCCAAGGACCTGGGGATCGACCTGGCGACGGTGACCCCGACCGGCAAGGACGGGATCATCACCCGCGAGGACGTCCACGCGGCGGCGGCCCCGGCTGCCGCGGCTTCTCCGGCCGCGGCACCGTCGGTCCCGGTCTCCGAGCCGGTGACGGCGGCGGTCGAAGCCCCGGTGGCCTCGGCCTCCGCCCGCGAGACCCGCATCCCGGTCAAGGGCGTCCGCAAGGCGATCGCCCAGGCGATGGTGGGCAGCGCGTTCACCGCTCCGCACGTCACCGAGTTCGTCACGGTCGACGTGACGCGCACGATGAAGCTCGTGGCGGAGCTCAAGGAGGACAAGGACATGGCGGGGGTGCGGGTCAACCCGCTCCTCATCATCGCCAAGGCCCTCCTCGTCGCGATCAAGCGGAACCCCGAGGTCAACGCCGCCTGGGACGAGGCCAACCAGGAGATCGTGCAGAAGCACTACGTCAACCTGGGCATCGCGGCCGCCACCCCGCGCGGCCTGATCGTGCCGAACATCAAGGACGCGCACGACAAGACGCTGCCGCAGCTCGCGGCGGCCCTGGGTGAGCTGGTCAGCACGGCCCGGGACGGCAAGACCTCCCCGGCCGCGATGGCGGGCGGCACGGTGACGATCACCAACGTCGGTGTCTTCGGCGTGGACACGGGCACCCCGATCCTGAACCCGGGCGAGTCCGCGATCCTGGCGGTCGGCGCGATCAAGCTCCAGCCGTGGGTCCACAAGGGCAAGGTGAAGCCGCGTCAGGTCACCACCCTGGCCCTGTCGTTCGACCACCGTCTGGTCGACGGCGAGCTGGGCTCCAAGGTGCTGGCCGATGTGGCGGCGATCCTGGAGCAGCCGAAGCGCCTGATCACCTGGGCGTAA
- a CDS encoding ATP-binding protein, with protein MTAAQEISAPAPEPVLREDRVDYTPTAHSVALSRHRTARLVLQWGHPALAGDAALLVSELATNALLHGAIRGRLFRVHLTLTEVALRVAVSDPRGERLPRLRQPGADDCYGRGLLIVAQLADDWGVEPRTVGKTVFAQLSVR; from the coding sequence ATGACCGCAGCCCAGGAGATCTCAGCCCCCGCCCCCGAGCCCGTCCTCCGCGAGGACCGCGTCGACTACACGCCCACCGCGCACAGCGTCGCCCTCAGCCGGCACCGCACCGCTCGGCTCGTCCTCCAGTGGGGTCACCCGGCGCTCGCCGGTGACGCGGCGCTCCTGGTCAGCGAGTTGGCCACCAACGCACTGCTGCACGGGGCCATCCGGGGTCGGCTCTTCCGGGTCCACCTCACCCTCACCGAAGTCGCCCTCCGGGTCGCCGTCAGTGATCCGCGCGGCGAGCGGCTGCCCCGCCTCCGGCAGCCCGGCGCCGACGACTGTTACGGGCGCGGGCTCCTGATCGTCGCTCAGCTCGCCGACGACTGGGGCGTCGAGCCGCGCACAGTGGGGAAGACCGTGTTCGCCCAACTCTCCGTACGGTGA
- a CDS encoding helix-turn-helix domain-containing protein — translation MNRATPQGNRSSTVLGRRLGSELLRLRDASGKTQQQAAQVISATNSKIVKMERGWVPMRDPDIRTLCEFYGLEDAKSVGRLLEVARVDRERRKAKGWWNQYPELRSLVEYVALEDIATGVRTWQGAFVPGLLQTPDYARALAVGNADWGDPDEIERFVEAKIARQARLTDSNPLALWAIVGEGALRQLVGGREVMRAQLARLAEAAAEPNVTVQVVPFLAGSHPGMTSAFSIVSFAEPGAMDVVYMDTTSSTLWLESETDADRHNVTFGRIARSGLAPRDSIALIGRIRKEL, via the coding sequence GTGAATCGAGCGACTCCGCAAGGCAACCGGTCGTCAACTGTCCTGGGCCGCAGGCTCGGTAGCGAGCTGCTGCGTCTGCGCGATGCGTCCGGCAAGACGCAGCAGCAGGCTGCCCAGGTCATCAGCGCGACCAACTCGAAGATCGTGAAGATGGAGCGAGGGTGGGTTCCGATGAGGGACCCGGACATCCGAACGCTCTGCGAGTTCTACGGTCTGGAGGACGCGAAGTCCGTCGGGCGGCTACTGGAGGTTGCCCGGGTGGACCGGGAGCGCCGTAAGGCGAAGGGCTGGTGGAACCAGTACCCGGAGCTGCGTTCCCTCGTCGAGTACGTCGCGCTCGAAGACATCGCAACAGGGGTCCGGACCTGGCAGGGGGCTTTCGTGCCGGGGCTGCTCCAGACCCCGGACTACGCCAGGGCGCTCGCAGTCGGGAACGCGGACTGGGGCGACCCGGACGAGATCGAGCGCTTCGTCGAAGCGAAGATCGCGCGGCAGGCGCGCCTCACGGACAGCAACCCCCTCGCGCTGTGGGCGATCGTCGGAGAGGGAGCCCTGCGACAACTTGTCGGCGGCCGCGAGGTGATGCGGGCTCAGCTGGCCCGTCTGGCAGAGGCTGCTGCCGAGCCAAATGTCACCGTGCAGGTTGTCCCCTTTCTCGCGGGCTCGCACCCTGGCATGACCAGCGCTTTCAGCATTGTCTCGTTTGCTGAACCCGGTGCGATGGACGTGGTCTACATGGACACGACGTCGTCTACCCTGTGGCTGGAGAGTGAGACGGATGCCGACCGCCACAACGTCACATTCGGGCGCATCGCCAGAAGCGGGCTCGCTCCCCGCGATTCCATCGCTCTCATAGGGCGTATTCGCAAGGAGTTGTAG
- a CDS encoding DUF397 domain-containing protein — protein MSHFEFVKSSYSSGNGECVEVARNIPPTVAVRDSKRPDGPVLTVAPAAWGAFTAGLHRQQP, from the coding sequence GTGTCCCACTTCGAGTTCGTCAAGTCCAGCTACAGCAGTGGCAATGGCGAGTGCGTCGAGGTGGCCCGCAACATCCCCCCGACCGTCGCCGTCCGCGACTCCAAGCGCCCCGACGGCCCCGTCCTCACCGTCGCGCCCGCCGCGTGGGGCGCCTTCACGGCCGGTCTGCACCGGCAGCAGCCGTAG